A window of the Microscilla marina ATCC 23134 genome harbors these coding sequences:
- a CDS encoding HEAT repeat domain-containing protein, producing the protein MHLIKKFLFFCGWYEPLAKDVTKWKERGNIGTLTFVIKKISRIPESKQPYMTVAIIEAFTDLKAHAALPILLKKIDSNSEAVSRAAITAIQKMGLINLRIEKVITNKLDYWDSPCFIPFKGSVLKSSFSEDTSFHNRKKGAERLHEIFEAQKKNSGYGYY; encoded by the coding sequence ATGCACTTAATCAAGAAGTTTTTATTTTTTTGTGGGTGGTACGAACCCTTAGCAAAAGATGTAACCAAGTGGAAGGAACGAGGTAACATTGGAACCTTGACATTTGTGATCAAAAAGATATCTCGTATTCCTGAAAGCAAGCAGCCCTACATGACTGTAGCCATTATAGAGGCTTTCACAGATTTGAAGGCCCATGCAGCCTTGCCTATTTTATTAAAAAAAATAGATAGTAATTCTGAGGCTGTTTCTCGTGCCGCAATTACCGCGATACAAAAAATGGGCTTGATAAATCTCAGGATTGAAAAAGTCATAACCAACAAATTAGATTATTGGGATTCCCCTTGTTTTATCCCATTCAAGGGGAGTGTACTTAAAAGTAGTTTTAGCGAAGACACTTCATTTCACAATAGGAAAAAGGGAGCTGAGAGACTGCATGAGATATTTGAAGCTCAGAAAAAAAATAGCGGTTATGGGTATTATTAA
- a CDS encoding FAD-dependent oxidoreductase, which yields MSKKKPIIFAVDDEPQVLSALQRDLRKQYRKEYKVMSTTSVKEALETLQELKNKNEVVALFLSDQRMPEMLGVEYLEQAVEVFPEAKRVLVTAYSDIEAAIKGINDVQLDYYITKPWNPPEEKLFPVIQDLLDVWQMNYKPGFNGIRILGYQFSPKSHQIKDFLAGNLVPYQWLDIEQSEEAQQLATLNNIDYKNLPAVFFEDGEVLTNPSLIDIGTKTGHKSQASDTMYDVAIIGAGPAGLSAAVYGGSEGLKTLLIERRAPGGQAGTSSRIENYLGFPSGLSGQDLSRRAITQATRFGIEFLSPVQVNNIETKDNYKIITLDDGKTIHTRAVIVTTGVDYRKLEAPGMNDFTGAGIYYGAATTEAAACRNKDVYIVGGGNSAGQGAMYLAKFANHVYIVVRRPDLSISMSQYLIDQIAGTENITLLPYTTITAAKGSDHLQQVVLQNTQTKAEEEREAGALFIFIGAKPYTEWIDLEVLRNQRGFLETGRELLKYHEFHKAWIPQREPFLLETSVPGIFAAGDVRAGAMNRVASAVGEGAMAIKFVHEYLAEN from the coding sequence ATGAGTAAGAAGAAACCCATCATTTTTGCAGTAGACGACGAACCACAGGTGTTGAGCGCACTGCAACGTGACCTAAGAAAACAGTACCGGAAGGAGTACAAGGTAATGAGTACTACCTCAGTAAAAGAAGCATTGGAAACTTTGCAGGAATTAAAAAATAAAAACGAAGTAGTTGCCTTATTTTTATCTGACCAACGCATGCCCGAAATGCTGGGGGTAGAATACCTGGAGCAGGCGGTAGAGGTTTTTCCGGAAGCAAAAAGGGTATTGGTGACCGCCTACTCGGACATAGAGGCTGCGATCAAAGGCATCAACGATGTACAACTCGACTACTACATTACCAAACCCTGGAATCCACCCGAAGAAAAACTGTTTCCAGTAATACAAGACTTGCTCGATGTTTGGCAAATGAATTATAAACCTGGGTTTAATGGCATACGAATTTTGGGTTATCAGTTTTCGCCCAAGTCGCACCAAATCAAAGATTTCCTGGCAGGAAATCTGGTGCCTTACCAATGGTTAGACATTGAACAAAGTGAAGAAGCCCAGCAACTGGCTACCCTGAACAATATTGATTATAAAAATTTGCCTGCGGTATTTTTTGAAGACGGTGAAGTGTTAACGAACCCCAGCCTGATTGACATCGGCACCAAAACAGGGCATAAGTCGCAAGCCTCTGACACTATGTACGATGTAGCCATTATAGGTGCCGGGCCTGCGGGATTGTCGGCAGCGGTATATGGAGGGTCGGAAGGATTAAAAACCCTGTTGATAGAGCGGAGGGCACCCGGTGGACAAGCAGGTACCAGCTCTCGTATTGAAAACTACCTGGGTTTTCCGTCGGGCTTAAGCGGGCAGGACTTGTCGCGGCGCGCCATTACTCAAGCTACTCGCTTTGGCATTGAGTTTTTGTCTCCAGTGCAGGTGAATAATATAGAGACCAAAGATAATTACAAAATTATCACTTTAGACGATGGCAAAACCATTCATACCCGTGCGGTAATAGTGACTACCGGGGTAGACTACCGAAAACTGGAAGCTCCCGGAATGAATGACTTTACTGGAGCAGGCATTTACTATGGGGCTGCTACTACTGAAGCTGCCGCCTGCCGCAACAAAGATGTATATATAGTAGGCGGTGGAAACTCTGCCGGACAGGGTGCTATGTATTTGGCAAAATTTGCCAATCACGTATACATTGTTGTTCGCAGACCCGACCTCAGCATCAGCATGTCGCAATACCTGATAGACCAAATAGCAGGCACCGAAAATATTACCTTGTTGCCCTACACCACTATCACAGCTGCCAAGGGGAGCGACCACCTTCAGCAGGTAGTATTGCAAAATACCCAAACCAAAGCTGAGGAAGAACGTGAGGCGGGGGCTTTGTTTATTTTTATTGGCGCCAAACCTTATACCGAGTGGATAGACTTAGAGGTATTGCGCAATCAACGGGGTTTTTTAGAAACCGGACGCGAATTGCTCAAGTACCATGAGTTTCACAAAGCCTGGATACCACAACGTGAGCCTTTTTTGCTCGAAACCAGCGTGCCTGGCATATTTGCCGCTGGCGATGTGCGCGCCGGGGCTATGAACCGGGTAGCATCGGCAGTAGGCGAAGGGGCTATGGCGATCAAATTTGTGCATGAGTACCTTGCTGAAAACTGA
- a CDS encoding ATP-binding protein, which translates to MSKVISVADLSQLATFAHIPDHQLQWLIDHSTVVELPDGGEFFKKGDPIEHTHFILEGKISFRAEQAGQFREVAQASKGEVSGILPFSRGTTANGFGITSKNTTIMSLPKEFFKEMIRDHYELTEMLVHTMTNRVRSFTKQQEQNGRMIALGKISAGLAHELNNPASAVVRSAAELKRQLQLQPDNFKKVMCIRMKSAQVDAVNDLLFAKAGAGPRTDMSLMEKTDLEDELTDWLEEHGIDDGSEIAETLAEFNCDIDMLEQMYVHVPDEHFPPVANWIRSVLSTEKLVTEIEEASSRIAKLVTSVKSYTHMDQAPEQQMADVREGIRNTLTILGHKIKKQQIALKENFPKGMPQVKVFVSELNQVWTNLMDNAIDAMPEGGTLEIAADFDDDYLRVYIIDNGTGIPEDVLGKIFDPFFTTKAMGKGSGMGLDMVQRIVRQHQAEIRVESVPGRTQFMVCFSRNI; encoded by the coding sequence ATGTCTAAAGTTATATCAGTAGCCGACCTCAGCCAACTAGCCACATTTGCCCACATACCCGACCACCAACTACAGTGGCTTATTGACCACTCTACCGTGGTAGAATTGCCCGATGGAGGGGAGTTTTTTAAAAAAGGTGACCCTATAGAGCATACCCATTTTATATTAGAGGGCAAAATTTCGTTTAGAGCCGAGCAAGCCGGGCAATTTAGAGAGGTAGCCCAGGCAAGCAAAGGCGAGGTGAGCGGTATTTTACCTTTTTCGCGGGGCACTACCGCCAATGGCTTTGGCATTACATCTAAAAACACCACCATTATGTCGTTGCCCAAAGAATTTTTCAAAGAAATGATTCGCGACCACTACGAGCTTACCGAAATGCTGGTGCACACCATGACCAACCGGGTACGTAGCTTTACCAAACAACAAGAACAAAACGGTCGTATGATTGCCTTGGGTAAGATTTCGGCAGGCCTGGCACATGAACTCAATAACCCTGCGTCGGCAGTAGTACGCAGTGCCGCAGAGCTTAAGCGGCAGCTTCAACTACAGCCCGACAACTTTAAAAAGGTCATGTGTATAAGAATGAAATCTGCGCAAGTAGATGCAGTCAATGACTTGTTGTTTGCCAAAGCTGGTGCAGGTCCTCGCACTGATATGAGCCTGATGGAGAAAACCGATCTGGAAGATGAACTTACCGACTGGCTGGAAGAGCATGGCATAGATGATGGCAGCGAAATAGCCGAAACGCTCGCCGAATTTAATTGCGATATAGACATGCTAGAGCAAATGTATGTGCACGTACCTGACGAACATTTTCCTCCGGTGGCAAATTGGATAAGAAGTGTGTTAAGTACCGAAAAACTGGTGACTGAAATAGAAGAGGCCTCTTCGCGCATTGCCAAGCTGGTAACTTCGGTGAAGTCGTACACCCATATGGACCAAGCCCCCGAACAGCAAATGGCTGATGTACGGGAGGGCATTCGTAATACACTGACTATTTTGGGGCATAAGATTAAAAAACAACAAATTGCTCTTAAAGAAAATTTCCCGAAAGGGATGCCTCAAGTAAAAGTATTTGTAAGTGAACTGAATCAGGTATGGACCAACTTGATGGACAACGCCATAGATGCTATGCCTGAAGGGGGCACCCTGGAAATAGCGGCCGATTTCGACGATGACTACTTGCGTGTCTATATCATTGACAATGGCACGGGCATACCCGAAGACGTTTTAGGTAAAATATTCGACCCGTTTTTTACTACTAAAGCAATGGGTAAAGGCTCTGGCATGGGGCTAGATATGGTGCAACGGATTGTGCGCCAACACCAGGCTGAAATCAGGGTAGAGTCTGTTCCTGGGCGCACTCAATTTATGGTGTGTTTTTCACGAAATATATAA
- a CDS encoding eCIS core domain-containing protein has protein sequence MHKNQSNEAQEQSTPPQIVQQKKAPGAKQTKESGKLPIQAKQQVVQRKDKTPPPIQAKQRPVQRQTGGVNEAQVKANVSSLTGTDVSDAQVHYNSSLPTQMKAEATAQGNQVHLAPGKERHLGHELTHVAQQKQGRVQPTIQANNGVGINNDPKLEKEADDVGAKAMQMKSNVDAPVQRASGGNSSESPMQFNLGAYAMSGQGSGMLGNLFGTSTFQEISTKLGAYQASANQSEKDQLLKQIKQLSEKWLKDNQKAHSANANTKRDSIRGLLALVNEEMASRNDDAKYFKEAKKFEHNLGLYLFNHGGAQAAVTTALNKMSEVMGVEADNSLAGNIFGGNNAKYAGNVGNDVNRVMEVVNQGNLREKLTAFYNASLGPFKNMVTEHIKLTGSMDGQNWQQARQSLGNKGIADEGIDNIEARKNQIEDYPNQLGWGALGLLGHQEKMQDLYTAAADPYVRGKDDALKKGQKGIFEKEGRAEAFDLGTFSPEAFNFNFDQFGFRPEDLQGDPNGMLGNALNTSTFAKIQTALAGFTNAVNSNDKLRNYKTMKNLSWKWLKDHQGQEEVDVQTKRQSIEALQRELNKVYSGSTRKASDLTNAKGFSAELSDREKLFIQEQNPSYEKDTMFGGYFSRLMGIDTYEQDKELPWEEGGTRFNPNLKNSWMKKAVKELKMPVVAGPSGTTDRMLTALNFLGLSAQAENFRLGLLGWMLTSNDHSFHEIMSVSKSFGLEYEEGPYAYHKISPLTIQQIRANVCENGMFPDEIVYDGHRADFALVQNELIDPWTAYGTLAPDLQQRLSPAAAAAIRLYTGGGYLVQNPAKESGDLVAKQKIKHQVENKPELLHLKNDYEAGNVSLSELLKEGKTHNAMLYNALRDLPDHVGSVYRGQGSLPWDTFTVGQTKTLHKFTSTTKTLDRTYPFMQTGRITTPVLIEMQVNTGKDVSSISRYQAEEEVLLQPGTTFTVTAVTPGVNDNRDNVPNDKRPYTRVVMTQN, from the coding sequence ATGCATAAAAATCAAAGTAACGAGGCGCAAGAACAAAGTACCCCTCCACAGATTGTTCAACAAAAAAAAGCACCTGGGGCAAAACAAACCAAAGAAAGTGGCAAGCTACCCATTCAGGCAAAGCAGCAAGTTGTACAGCGAAAAGATAAAACACCACCACCCATTCAGGCAAAACAACGCCCGGTACAACGTCAAACCGGAGGAGTAAACGAAGCACAGGTAAAAGCCAATGTAAGTAGCCTCACGGGTACCGATGTTTCGGACGCCCAGGTACATTATAACTCAAGCCTGCCCACCCAAATGAAGGCCGAAGCTACTGCTCAAGGCAATCAGGTACACCTGGCTCCGGGCAAAGAGCGTCACCTGGGGCATGAACTTACCCACGTAGCCCAACAAAAACAAGGGCGGGTGCAACCCACCATTCAGGCAAACAATGGGGTAGGCATTAACAACGACCCCAAACTAGAAAAAGAAGCAGATGATGTAGGAGCTAAAGCCATGCAAATGAAAAGCAATGTTGATGCTCCGGTTCAGCGGGCGTCTGGCGGCAACAGCTCTGAATCTCCCATGCAGTTTAACCTGGGCGCCTACGCCATGTCAGGGCAAGGTTCTGGTATGTTGGGCAACCTTTTTGGCACCAGTACTTTTCAAGAGATTAGTACTAAACTGGGCGCTTATCAGGCGTCTGCCAACCAATCAGAAAAAGACCAGCTGCTCAAACAGATCAAGCAACTGTCAGAAAAATGGCTTAAAGACAATCAAAAAGCCCACTCTGCCAATGCCAATACCAAAAGAGACAGCATACGAGGCTTACTTGCCCTGGTAAACGAAGAGATGGCGTCAAGAAATGATGACGCAAAATACTTTAAAGAAGCCAAAAAGTTTGAGCATAACTTAGGACTTTACCTTTTTAATCACGGAGGTGCTCAAGCAGCAGTCACTACTGCGCTCAACAAAATGAGTGAAGTCATGGGAGTGGAAGCTGACAATTCATTGGCAGGAAATATTTTTGGAGGGAATAATGCCAAATATGCCGGCAATGTAGGCAACGATGTAAACCGGGTAATGGAAGTAGTTAACCAAGGCAATCTTCGTGAAAAACTCACCGCGTTTTATAATGCTTCGCTAGGACCATTTAAAAATATGGTGACTGAGCACATCAAACTCACTGGGAGCATGGACGGACAAAACTGGCAACAGGCCAGGCAGTCTTTGGGCAACAAAGGCATTGCAGACGAAGGCATTGATAACATCGAAGCCCGTAAAAATCAAATAGAAGATTACCCCAATCAGCTTGGCTGGGGCGCTTTAGGGCTTTTGGGGCACCAGGAAAAAATGCAGGATTTGTATACGGCTGCTGCCGACCCTTATGTAAGGGGCAAGGACGATGCGCTAAAGAAAGGACAAAAAGGAATATTTGAAAAAGAAGGTCGGGCTGAAGCCTTTGACCTGGGTACTTTTTCGCCGGAGGCTTTCAATTTTAATTTTGATCAATTTGGCTTTCGCCCGGAAGACTTACAAGGAGATCCCAATGGTATGCTGGGCAATGCCTTGAATACCAGTACTTTTGCCAAAATACAAACTGCTTTGGCAGGCTTTACCAATGCTGTCAATAGCAACGATAAGTTGAGAAATTATAAAACAATGAAAAACTTGAGCTGGAAATGGCTCAAAGATCACCAAGGACAAGAAGAAGTTGATGTTCAGACCAAACGCCAAAGCATAGAGGCTTTGCAGAGAGAGTTAAATAAGGTATACAGTGGGAGCACCCGCAAGGCGAGCGATTTGACCAATGCCAAAGGTTTTAGTGCAGAACTGAGCGATCGGGAAAAGTTGTTTATTCAAGAGCAAAACCCTTCGTATGAAAAAGATACGATGTTTGGAGGATATTTTTCGAGGCTCATGGGAATCGATACTTATGAACAAGACAAGGAGTTGCCCTGGGAAGAGGGGGGAACCAGGTTTAACCCCAACCTTAAAAACAGTTGGATGAAAAAAGCGGTCAAAGAATTGAAAATGCCAGTAGTAGCCGGGCCTTCAGGCACCACCGACCGTATGCTTACTGCCTTAAATTTTCTAGGGTTATCGGCACAGGCCGAAAACTTTCGTTTAGGTCTGTTGGGTTGGATGCTTACCAGTAACGACCATAGCTTTCATGAGATTATGTCGGTGTCCAAATCGTTTGGGCTAGAGTACGAAGAAGGCCCTTATGCTTACCACAAAATATCCCCGCTTACTATTCAACAAATTAGAGCAAATGTTTGTGAAAATGGGATGTTTCCCGATGAGATTGTATATGATGGACATCGGGCAGATTTTGCTTTAGTACAAAATGAATTAATTGACCCCTGGACTGCTTATGGTACACTGGCACCAGACTTACAACAACGCTTAAGTCCTGCCGCAGCGGCAGCTATCAGGTTGTATACTGGTGGAGGGTATCTGGTGCAAAATCCAGCAAAAGAAAGTGGTGATTTGGTGGCTAAACAAAAAATAAAACACCAGGTAGAAAATAAGCCTGAATTGCTACACCTTAAAAATGATTATGAAGCAGGCAATGTAAGTTTAAGTGAGTTGTTGAAAGAAGGGAAAACACATAATGCCATGTTGTACAATGCGTTAAGAGATTTGCCAGATCACGTTGGCAGTGTATATCGGGGGCAAGGTAGTTTGCCTTGGGATACTTTTACAGTAGGGCAAACCAAAACCCTGCATAAATTTACCAGTACAACCAAAACCCTGGATCGTACATATCCTTTTATGCAGACAGGGCGCATTACTACTCCTGTACTTATAGAAATGCAGGTAAATACGGGTAAAGATGTTTCTTCTATTTCGAGGTACCAAGCAGAAGAAGAAGTTTTGTTGCAACCTGGTACTACTTTCACGGTAACAGCGGTTACTCCTGGCGTGAATGATAACCGAGACAATGTACCCAATGACAAACGCCCATATACAAGGGTAGTAATGACCCAAAACTAA
- a CDS encoding CocE/NonD family hydrolase, which produces MNQFLPHLRICLLLSLLVAISCRSNSQSNTFVEDNYRKYEHQIPMRDGTRLYTVVYVPKDASPANQYPILMKRTCYSCRPYGANKFPSMNRLGPSKFLVRDKYIFVHQDVRGRWMSEGKYDNMRPQLPKGARENAKNFDESTDTFDTIEWLVKNVKHNNGKVGQWGISYPGFYAAVGTLANHPALKASSPQAPISDFYFDDFHHRGAYTLSYWLVTPLFGIQKKKNTTEPWYNFVRPKESNGYDFYLKMGSLKNADKYYGKDNFFWQQLVNHPNYDEFWQKRNLLPHLKDITHAVMTVGGWFDAEDLSGPLNIYKTIEKNSPKAHNTIVMGPWSHGDWASSHKKQIINDIYFGDDISEFYQSTIEFNFFSKFLKNRKMPQLPEAYMFDTGLKKWQTFNQWPAPNARKVKIFLQEGEKLTMNAPGSTTAFTEFMSDPNKPVPYTEDHRIVFTPRPYMTDDQRFASRRPDVLVFQSEVLKEDMTLGGELMAKLKVSTTGTDADWVVKLIDVYPDDAKRHPKLAKHIKMGGYQQMVRSEIMRGRFRESFEKPKPFVPNQVTEVNFPLQDVLHTFKKGHRIMIQVQSTWFPLFDRNPQKYVPNIFKANDDDFVKQMHRVYHNAKNLSYIEVEVLKK; this is translated from the coding sequence ATGAATCAATTTTTACCCCACCTGAGAATCTGTTTGTTGCTGAGTCTTTTGGTAGCCATTTCGTGCCGCTCTAATTCCCAAAGCAATACTTTTGTAGAAGACAACTACCGCAAGTATGAACATCAAATACCTATGCGCGATGGTACTCGCTTGTATACTGTGGTGTATGTGCCCAAAGATGCCAGCCCTGCCAACCAATACCCTATACTCATGAAGCGTACTTGCTACAGTTGCCGTCCTTATGGCGCCAATAAGTTTCCTTCTATGAACCGCTTGGGACCCTCTAAGTTTTTGGTACGCGACAAATACATTTTTGTGCACCAGGACGTGCGTGGACGGTGGATGTCGGAAGGCAAATATGACAATATGCGCCCTCAACTGCCTAAAGGCGCAAGAGAAAACGCCAAAAACTTTGATGAAAGTACCGATACTTTTGATACTATAGAGTGGTTGGTAAAAAACGTAAAACACAACAATGGCAAAGTAGGACAATGGGGCATTTCTTATCCGGGATTTTATGCCGCAGTGGGTACCCTTGCCAACCACCCGGCTTTGAAGGCCTCATCGCCTCAAGCACCTATTTCAGATTTCTACTTTGATGACTTCCACCACCGGGGAGCTTATACCCTGAGCTACTGGCTGGTTACTCCACTGTTTGGTATTCAGAAGAAAAAAAACACAACTGAACCCTGGTACAATTTTGTGCGCCCCAAAGAAAGCAATGGGTACGATTTTTACCTGAAAATGGGAAGCCTCAAAAATGCTGATAAATACTATGGCAAAGACAATTTTTTCTGGCAACAACTGGTCAACCACCCCAACTATGACGAGTTTTGGCAAAAACGTAACTTATTGCCTCACCTCAAAGACATAACACACGCTGTAATGACAGTGGGAGGTTGGTTTGATGCTGAAGATTTATCAGGCCCTTTGAACATTTACAAAACTATAGAGAAAAACAGCCCAAAGGCGCACAACACTATAGTAATGGGCCCTTGGTCGCACGGTGACTGGGCAAGTAGCCACAAAAAACAAATTATCAATGACATTTACTTTGGAGATGACATTTCTGAGTTTTACCAAAGTACCATTGAGTTTAATTTTTTTAGTAAGTTTCTAAAAAACAGAAAAATGCCCCAATTGCCTGAGGCATATATGTTTGATACCGGGTTAAAAAAATGGCAAACGTTTAATCAATGGCCTGCACCCAATGCCCGCAAAGTAAAAATATTTTTGCAGGAAGGCGAAAAACTGACAATGAATGCCCCTGGTTCAACAACTGCTTTTACTGAGTTTATGAGCGACCCCAACAAGCCAGTGCCTTATACCGAAGACCACCGCATTGTGTTTACTCCCCGCCCTTATATGACAGACGACCAACGATTTGCCAGTCGCCGACCCGATGTATTGGTTTTTCAGAGCGAAGTGCTCAAAGAAGATATGACGCTGGGGGGCGAACTGATGGCCAAGCTGAAGGTTTCTACCACGGGTACTGATGCCGATTGGGTCGTAAAACTGATAGATGTGTATCCTGATGATGCCAAAAGGCACCCAAAACTTGCCAAACATATAAAAATGGGGGGATATCAGCAGATGGTACGCAGTGAAATTATGCGGGGGCGCTTTCGCGAAAGCTTTGAGAAACCGAAACCCTTTGTACCTAACCAAGTGACCGAAGTAAACTTTCCATTACAAGACGTGTTACACACCTTTAAGAAGGGGCACCGCATTATGATTCAGGTACAAAGCACGTGGTTTCCGTTGTTTGACCGCAATCCACAAAAATATGTACCCAATATATTTAAAGCCAACGATGATGACTTTGTAAAGCAAATGCACAGGGTATATCATAATGCCAAAAATCTGTCTTATATAGAGGTAGAAGTACTAAAAAAATAG
- a CDS encoding alpha/beta fold hydrolase — protein MTYFFLRHRLVFIFCVASISMLSTGCMKMRVNDSEIKAYFSKKTTPVKIKRYKVGKRVIRYIATGADTLPMVIFVHGAPGGLEAFNAFLADSALKGKAHLVSVDRPGYGYSNYGKSVPSIQKQAELLKPLLDSNRSGYPAILVGHSYGGPIIAKMAVLYPKQVAALVLAAPAIDPAHEKIFWISYPADWLLIRLIVPRGFRVANDEKLSHVDELEQMYDDWYKLRLPVTYIHGKRDIVVPFANAAFAKRMIRNAPLEMIIDKKMNHFIPWTHPQYIRTALLKYLKNLKK, from the coding sequence ATGACCTATTTTTTTCTCAGGCACCGCCTTGTTTTTATCTTTTGTGTGGCAAGCATTAGTATGCTAAGTACTGGTTGCATGAAAATGCGGGTAAACGACAGTGAAATCAAAGCATACTTTAGCAAAAAAACGACTCCAGTAAAAATCAAACGTTATAAGGTGGGCAAACGCGTCATACGCTATATAGCCACCGGAGCCGATACTTTGCCGATGGTGATATTTGTACACGGTGCCCCTGGCGGGCTGGAGGCCTTCAATGCTTTTTTGGCAGATAGTGCCCTCAAGGGCAAGGCTCACCTGGTATCGGTAGACCGTCCTGGTTATGGGTATTCTAATTATGGTAAATCGGTGCCCTCTATCCAAAAACAAGCCGAACTACTCAAGCCTTTGTTAGACAGCAACCGTTCGGGGTACCCGGCTATTCTGGTGGGGCACTCTTACGGAGGACCCATCATAGCCAAGATGGCGGTGCTCTACCCCAAGCAAGTGGCGGCACTGGTACTGGCAGCTCCTGCGATTGATCCGGCGCACGAAAAAATCTTTTGGATTTCTTACCCTGCCGACTGGTTGCTTATTCGCCTGATAGTACCGCGTGGCTTTAGGGTGGCAAACGACGAAAAGCTCAGCCATGTTGACGAACTGGAGCAAATGTATGACGATTGGTACAAATTGCGATTGCCAGTTACTTATATTCATGGCAAACGAGACATTGTAGTGCCTTTTGCCAATGCAGCTTTCGCCAAAAGGATGATACGCAACGCCCCATTGGAAATGATCATTGATAAAAAAATGAATCATTTCATCCCCTGGACTCACCCTCAATACATTCGTACCGCCCTCCTGAAGTATTTGAAAAATTTGAAGAAATAA
- a CDS encoding alpha/beta fold hydrolase, translating to MHKTLSKWVKRLLITLVILLVLVQIVFLFMKFRMSDQKIKAYFEARSTPVKIERYTVDNRQIRYIATGTDTLPMVIFVHGAPGGLDAFKEFLVDSNLTNKAHLVAVDRPGYGYSGFGKSEPSIQKQAELLKPLLDLNHSGHPAILVGHSYGGPIVARMAMDYPSKVAALVLAAPAIDPKNEKVFWISYPIDYAVLRWMVPPAFRVANDEKLHHAQQLHLLKNDWKKLTLPVTYIHGKKDILVPFANTAFAKKMMVNAQLEVVTEDKMNHFIPWTHPQYIHRAIHKYLAQTL from the coding sequence ATGCACAAAACTTTATCAAAATGGGTCAAACGCCTACTAATCACTCTGGTAATTCTGTTAGTGCTGGTACAAATCGTTTTTTTGTTTATGAAGTTTCGCATGAGCGACCAAAAAATAAAAGCATACTTTGAAGCGCGGTCTACTCCGGTAAAAATTGAACGTTATACTGTAGACAATCGTCAAATACGCTACATTGCCACCGGAACCGACACTTTGCCGATGGTGATATTTGTGCATGGTGCTCCGGGTGGGTTAGACGCCTTCAAAGAGTTTTTGGTAGATAGCAACCTTACAAATAAGGCCCACCTGGTGGCAGTAGACCGCCCTGGCTACGGGTATTCAGGTTTTGGAAAGTCAGAACCCTCTATTCAAAAACAAGCCGAATTGCTGAAGCCACTGCTAGACCTCAACCATTCGGGGCATCCGGCTATATTGGTAGGGCACTCGTATGGAGGGCCCATAGTAGCGCGTATGGCCATGGACTATCCCAGCAAAGTAGCGGCTTTGGTGTTGGCTGCCCCAGCCATTGACCCAAAAAACGAGAAAGTGTTTTGGATTTCTTACCCTATAGATTATGCTGTGCTGCGCTGGATGGTACCCCCTGCCTTTAGAGTAGCAAATGATGAAAAACTCCATCACGCTCAACAGCTCCACCTGCTAAAAAACGACTGGAAAAAGCTCACGCTGCCTGTTACCTATATTCACGGCAAAAAAGATATACTGGTGCCTTTTGCAAATACTGCTTTTGCAAAAAAAATGATGGTGAACGCCCAGCTAGAGGTAGTTACAGAGGACAAAATGAATCACTTCATCCCTTGGACTCACCCCCAATATATTCATCGGGCAATTCATAAATATTTAGCGCAGACTCTATGA
- a CDS encoding B3/B4 domain-containing protein, producing MKQIKITDKIKALCPQLELGCLSASIQLQAKNDALWQKMLALYEAKKDLPMDKIKDIPAIASSRMAYKALGKAPSRYRLSAEALHRRIVKGQDLYQINNVVDIINCLSIDTGFSIGGYDLDKIAGDILLDLGQANEPYEAIGRGNINIENLPVFRDASGAFGSPTSDSTRTCITNDTQKVLLVFLNFGGHAHLAQALDAAQQLLRDFAAGEELEVWRV from the coding sequence ATGAAACAAATAAAAATTACAGACAAGATCAAAGCACTTTGCCCTCAGCTAGAGTTGGGTTGTTTGTCTGCCAGTATACAGCTTCAGGCAAAAAATGACGCCTTATGGCAAAAAATGCTGGCGTTGTACGAGGCAAAAAAAGACCTCCCTATGGATAAGATTAAGGACATTCCGGCAATTGCTTCATCACGAATGGCTTACAAAGCATTGGGCAAAGCACCTAGCCGTTATCGCTTGTCAGCCGAGGCGTTGCATCGACGCATTGTCAAGGGGCAAGACTTGTATCAGATCAACAATGTGGTAGACATTATCAACTGCTTGTCTATCGATACGGGGTTTTCTATTGGTGGCTATGACCTGGACAAAATAGCCGGCGATATTTTGCTCGACTTAGGGCAAGCAAATGAACCTTATGAAGCCATTGGGCGAGGTAATATCAACATTGAAAATTTGCCGGTTTTTCGCGATGCTTCAGGGGCTTTTGGCAGCCCTACCAGCGACTCTACCCGTACCTGCATCACCAACGACACCCAAAAAGTGCTATTGGTTTTTCTCAATTTTGGCGGGCACGCTCATTTAGCGCAAGCATTAGACGCTGCCCAACAATTACTGCGCGATTTTGCCGCCGGAGAGGAGTTGGAGGTTTGGCGGGTTTAA